GCGTAGTCGCACGCCTAGAGGATCTGGATGCGGACGAGCTTGCTCTCTTCCCGTTTGAGACTTCCGTTGAGGCCGGGGAGCCTAATTATCTTGTCCTACAGCTAGAGGTTAGGCCATCAGAAGAAGACCCGGACAACGTGGCAATCACACGTTTCTTCCCAGATTCCGGAACTCGGCGAGGCCCAAGTCGCAATCAACTGTTGGCAATTGGTTGGCGGTATCTTCCTGCTACACGTTCGAGCGGCCCGGAGTTCATGGACGGCCGAACAAGCCCTTTCCGCACAATGCTCGACTCGGCCGATCTTGGGGACGAGATCGAGGACTTCGGCGCGCTGCTTCAAGAATTTAACAACAAGCTGGAGGAGAATACCGCCTTACTTGAACTGCGTAAGACAATTGCGACGCATTTGTCTCGATCCGTCCCCAAGACTTATACCGAGGATGCGCTCGCTATTAGAACGTCGGCTGATCCGGTCGATCAACCCTTACAAGACGTAACCATCTATCTACGGGAAGGGGACCGCTTCAAGTCATTGTCAGAACAGAGTGATGGCATGAGGCAGTTGATGGCGCTGACGTTTTTCGATCTTGCTCAGGTCCGGTCCAACATTGTTGCCGTGGATGAGCCGGAGATCCACTTACACGCATCGAGTCAGCGCACGGTGGCGGCCCTTTTCGCAGAATCTCCTAAGCAACGGATCGTCGTAACCCACTCCCCCTACATCGTTCACCGATTCGAGCCGAAACACGTCCTCGTCATCAATCCGGCCAGCGAGGCAAGGCAACTTGCAGAAGAGAACTTTTCCGATGTCGAAAAGGAGATGCTGCACTGGTGGTCGCCATACTTGCTCGAGAGCCTCACGGCCAGGAGGGTCCTGCTCGTCGAGGGCCTTGCTGACCGAATTCTGATCGAAGCTGCCGCAAGAGCACTTGGCATCGGCCTCGACCGCATTGGCGTGTCAGTCTTAGCCTTGGATGGAGCAGATAAGTTCAGTCACGTGCTAAAGATTCTCGGTCGCAATGGGTTCCGCCTTCCAGTCTGCGGTCTCTGCGACGAGGATAGGGAGCAATCTTGGGCTGGAACGTTAGGTCTACGACCGCGCGCACTCGAACAAAACGGCTTCTTCGTTGCACGTAAAGACCTTGAGCACGAGTATGTTCGCGCGGCTGGCGTCAAAAAGGTGGTGGATGCGCTCATAGCTGCGAAGGTCGCACGCACTGAGGGTATTACACAATCTACAGGCGCTGCGGACATTGATTCTGTCACCCCAGATCAACTGGGGACCTTCCTGTCTTCGGTGGATAGCAGGAAGGTGCCAGCAGCTAGGGCAGTGGCACCCATCTTGACGCCAGAAATCGTGGCAGCAAGCCCATCCCTAATGGGGCTAATCAGTTTTTTGAAGGCAGATGCCTGACATGGACACTAAGAAACCACGCGGACGTCAACAGGAAGCAGTAGAGAGTAGTGCTAACTGCCTTCTTGTAATTGCTCCTCCGGGCTGCGGTAAGACTGAGGTGCTCGCTATGCGCGCCGAGCATCTTCTCGCCTCCGGAAAGATCCGTCCGAATCGTCGCATCCTCGCAATTACCTTTACCAACCGTGCCCGCGATAATCTGCGAAGCAGACTGGAAGAACAACTGGGCGGAAACCGCTTGCGCAGCTCAATACTGGTCGCAAATTTCCACGAGCTAAGCGCTCGTATCGTAGAGGCGCATCATCGCACTATTGGGCTGGCGCCCGGCTTTACCTATCCTCGCCCTGCTTGGCTCCGTCGCGCACTCTCCGAACTTACGTCCGATCGAGCTAGGCATCGTCAGGTGAAGGAGATTCTGGGCTCGCTAAAGAGAGAACCACTGACGGATGGGCAGCTCGTCGAACGCATCAGAGAGACTGGAAACAGTGACGTTTTAGCTCTGGAGGAGCGCCGGCTAGAAGCAAACTATATTGACTTCGGAGACCTTCTGCGCCACACCCAATTGTTGCTACGGAACAAGCGAGTTTCGCATCTGTTCCAGCTACACTTCGACGCCATCCTTGTCGATGAATTTCAAGATCTTTCGCTGCAGCAGTATGAGATCACTCAGCACATGTGTTCTCGGAATATTACCTACGTTGGCGACCCGCACCAGGGCATTTTCGGCTGGGCTGGCGCGGACCCAGTTCATGTTTTGCAAGACATCAGGTCTAGGGCGGACCAGACAATTGATTTGGACGTCAACTTCAGGTCATCGCCTGCAGTCCTCCGGGTAATTAATTCAGTTTCATCCAGCCTCGGATCCGCGCCTTTACATGCGGCAGAGCCGGAAGAATGGAAATCCGGTGACCATGCTTACGCCGTGCAATATGCGACCGACTCAGATGAAGCTGCTGGAATCGTATCCCTGACCGACTATCTTGCCGAGAAGTGCCCGGAAGACACTGTCGGCGTAATTTGCCGAGCAGAGTACCGGCGTAGTGCCCTCAATTCCGCATATGAGAACGCTCGATATACTCCACAGTTCTGGGACTATGCGCTAGACAACCCCCGGGTTAC
This window of the Mycolicibacterium chubuense NBB4 genome carries:
- a CDS encoding ATP-dependent nuclease encodes the protein MTVDVRDHLVIIGANDVGKTWILRLLHALLGASVQQLFQTFTLTDIREGEDELSVVARLEDLDADELALFPFETSVEAGEPNYLVLQLEVRPSEEDPDNVAITRFFPDSGTRRGPSRNQLLAIGWRYLPATRSSGPEFMDGRTSPFRTMLDSADLGDEIEDFGALLQEFNNKLEENTALLELRKTIATHLSRSVPKTYTEDALAIRTSADPVDQPLQDVTIYLREGDRFKSLSEQSDGMRQLMALTFFDLAQVRSNIVAVDEPEIHLHASSQRTVAALFAESPKQRIVVTHSPYIVHRFEPKHVLVINPASEARQLAEENFSDVEKEMLHWWSPYLLESLTARRVLLVEGLADRILIEAAARALGIGLDRIGVSVLALDGADKFSHVLKILGRNGFRLPVCGLCDEDREQSWAGTLGLRPRALEQNGFFVARKDLEHEYVRAAGVKKVVDALIAAKVARTEGITQSTGAADIDSVTPDQLGTFLSSVDSRKVPAARAVAPILTPEIVAASPSLMGLISFLKADA
- a CDS encoding UvrD-helicase domain-containing protein, with the translated sequence MDTKKPRGRQQEAVESSANCLLVIAPPGCGKTEVLAMRAEHLLASGKIRPNRRILAITFTNRARDNLRSRLEEQLGGNRLRSSILVANFHELSARIVEAHHRTIGLAPGFTYPRPAWLRRALSELTSDRARHRQVKEILGSLKREPLTDGQLVERIRETGNSDVLALEERRLEANYIDFGDLLRHTQLLLRNKRVSHLFQLHFDAILVDEFQDLSLQQYEITQHMCSRNITYVGDPHQGIFGWAGADPVHVLQDIRSRADQTIDLDVNFRSSPAVLRVINSVSSSLGSAPLHAAEPEEWKSGDHAYAVQYATDSDEAAGIVSLTDYLAEKCPEDTVGVICRAEYRRSALNSAYENARYTPQFWDYALDNPRVTRLLKRHSKHVDAGLTFDQQVDELRERATGSFNPADVDAISEVHEACEQLMQHTDSNLPLSEFMNRLRDTTMSAISPGVHVLNAHVGKGQQFDWVVVMGLEEGHVPSSYSTTPAEVLEDQRILLVMLSRARKGVFLTCARSNRNQYGRLFHNEASRWWTDMESSCQPLSPSVAVAMRVM